The sequence below is a genomic window from Lolium perenne isolate Kyuss_39 chromosome 4, Kyuss_2.0, whole genome shotgun sequence.
GCAAGTTGCAGGGATTTTGGAAGGAGGCGTTACCTGGGCACATGTCCGGGCAGGTGCCCACGATCGGCGGCGCGTCGCTGGCTGTGACGCTGGGGGTGATTccggcggcggaggcggtggagggaggaggttgtgttgagggGCGGCCGCCGTGGCCGCGGCGTTCGTCCCCAGGTCGCCATCCTCGGCCTCGGCCGTTGCCGCGCGCGAAGCTCCGGCCCCGATTGCTCGCCCCGTCGCGGCGGTCCATGCTCGGTGCGTCCGGCCGCGACTAGAAACCTCGGGGGCTAGTTCCGTAAATTGCCACGGATAGGAAGGCGATGCGCAGTGGAGTGTATAATTTACCGCTAATAATCAGTTGGCCCCACATGGAAGCGAGACCAGGCCCTCCGCACCGCGGTGCACGTAGCATTTACGACGGCCGAAAAAGAAACTTATCATAACAACCCACCAAATCCCCGACACCCTGACGCGGCACCACGTGCCGCGCATCTGCGCATCCCACCGTCCGTTCCGCCCACCGACGGCCGATCCGGCCTCGTACGCCGTACAAAAATGCCCGGGGCTCACACTGACAGCGGGGCCCCGCGGACCCACGTGTCGGCCACCATCGCGCGCTCGGGCCACGGGGGAAGCATCTCGCGGAAAGCGGGACCTCACTCACGCCGAGGATCGATGCCCACCGCGCGCGGTGCCGCTGCCAGGTGGGCCCGCGCTCAGGAGGCATCCCGGCGGGCCCCGCGGGGTCAAGCGGGTATAACCCCGGCCGGGTCTCTCTGGAAGTCTGGATCCATCGCCCCGTCCCATTATTCCCTCGCTGCTCGCGGCGGTGCTGCTGGAGCTCGCTGCTTCCTTCCGACCTTCCTCCTCGCCTTCGCCGCCGCCGGTAATCACAGTTTATTAGTCGCGGATAATTCAATCAGCGTGGTAATATTTTCCTTAGATttttgtgcgtgtgtgtgtgtgatgATGCGTGGCGTAATTGTGGGGGTTCTCCGTCCGGGATCAGTTTTTCATTTCTGCTTCGCCTGTTTTAGACAGAGGAAGAAAATTCCCCACCGtcgctcttcttcctcctcctccctccctccTGCTCGTCTTCTTATCGTGGCGCGATTTCTCTCCTAAATTCCTCCGTTGCCAGCGTCGTTtgtttctcttttctttctcgCGATTTGTAACGCCTGCCGCCTGcgacctcgccgccgccggcggtCAGTCCGTCCGTCCACCCCGAATCTTCTGACGCAGGCGCCGCCCTTCTCCCCCAAGGACTGTCTTCAAGCGGAGATCCATCCCATCTTGGATTCCCTTCTTCACTTATTGGTAAGGAACGCTAGTTTGAGACGATGGATTAATTCAACTCGTTACCAACTGTCGCCTGAAAATCCACAGTTTTGCACATCTTCGTTTAAGCAACGCGAAACGATCAACTGAATCTTTGAGTAGTATTGTCAGCTGTCGCAGAATCTACAGAGATCTTAGAGAATCCAGTTCGGCTGTTTCGGCTGATCTTGGAGTTGTGGACGTCCCTGTCGCTTTTGTTTTAAATTGGCATATCTACCTTTTCCTTCCTTGACAGAGAATTTGACCAATCTATGCTGGAACACCTGTTTAAGCGAGGTAAAACGGTATACGCGTAGTGTAGTATTCTGAGCTGGTGCGCAACCTAGAAATCCTCGGGTATGCGGTCACCTATTGGACCGATCTTGGAACTGTGGATGTCTTCATCAGTATCGTCTTTCTTCGACTTAGCTATGTTGGAACAATCTTTAAGCAAGGAATTTTATAAATCCTCGGATACGCAGTTCAACTATTTGGGCTGGTCTTGGGCTGTGGAGGTCCATAGTTTTCGTCTTTTGAAGTCTACTGCCGTATCATTGTGCGTGTGGAATGTTGCCTCAGTCACATTTGGCATTTGATATGAGTTCTTGGAAATTATGTCTATTTTGCAGAGCCGGGGGGAGGTTCCTGCTGGCACAGCTGAAAAGATGTCGGGAGGTAGGCAATCGTACTGGTGCTTCCAGTGTAGACAGCGGGTCAGGCCCCGTGGCCGGGAAATGGAGTGTCCGCACTGCGATTCCGGGTTCGTGGCTGAAATGGATGACGTCGATACTCTCATGAGCCAGTTTGTTGGGATGGATAGCGATTTTCACCGTGACCCGAGGTTCGGGATCATGGAGGCCATGTCTGCCGTGATGCGGCATGGAATGGGGGGCATGAGTCGAGAGGTTGATGTTAGAAGAAGGCCAAGCATACTGTCTGACCTGGAGATGGAGTTTGGTGCAGGGCCATGGTTGCTCTTCCGTGGCCAGCTCCCTGGTCATGTCTCGGAGGACAATGGTTTCGACGTGTTCGTCAATGGACGCCGTGGTGTTGGCATGCGGAGGGCAAACATTGCAGACTACTTTGTTGGGCCTGGATTAGAGGATCTGATCGAGCAGTTGACTCATAGTGACCGCAGAGGGCCACCACCTGCATCTCAGTCCTCGATTGATGCTATGCCTACTGTTAGGATCACTTCGAGGCATCTCACTGGCGACTCGCATTGCCCGGTCTGCAAGGAAAAGTTCGAGCTGGGATCAGAAGCAAGAGAGATGCCGTGCAAACATCTATACCACTCCGATTGCATACTTCCTTGGCTGGAACAACACAATTCCTGCCCTGTTTGCCGGTATGAGCTGCCAACACAGGGCTCTACCGGTGCTAGCTGCTCACGGTCAAGATCAACAAACCAAAATCACAGCTCAAGCAGTTCAAGTAGCAGTACGAGAGCCAGTGGGCGCCAGAGGAGAAGGAACCCGTTCTCGTTCCTATGGCCTTTCCGCTCATCAAGTTCTAGCTCTAGTTCTCGTTAGATTAGTTCGGTTACTGGGTTGGAGTTCACAGTACTGTTTTACTAAAGATGCTGATCAAATGGGTTTTATGGGTGGCATCTTATGCCTGATGTGTAATGTATGGCTAGCTATGGTCGCCACAAAATAGATTTCCTTGCAACTATAGTATATTTGTCTATCTTGCTACAGTTTCATAGCAGCTGATTTTGTTTGCTTTTGTGTGAGTCCATATAAAGTTTATCTAGTAAGAAGTCAGCTTATCTGTTTCGTGTCAAGTTATTTGCTTTTCTTGTTGCTGCATAGCAAATGCATGCATCTGTTGCTATGTTTTATGTTGCACACTATGGTTCTATAGCATTGAAGACAAACACTtgtccacatgcataaaagtagttTATGATGGTACAAAATAAAATTTAACCGTTTGCTTGTGTGAGGATGTATAATTTTTTGCAGTTTATTTGCTGGGAGTTTGAGCTGGTGTGGTTGCATTTCATCCTCTTCCCAGTATACTAGGTTCACAAGAATGGATGGTTATTGTTACTTTACTTCAGAATAACTAATCGTTTTTTTCTGTTATAGCAAAACAATGATTTTCTTTTGTGAAAACCTGAGTGTGTGAATTCATTTGTAATGTTAATCTGCTAATCTCCAGCGCATATGATTAGTGTTAGCAATTTAAGAAAGAAAAAAATCCTAGACATTGATTTAATTTCAGGTGAACTATCTTATGCTAACCTCTTCTCCATTATGATGATCTCTTCGCATGATTACATCATTATCTGCTGGTTACCGTCTGTTTGTTATATATTGGTACAAACTTCTTTTCCTCTCCCATCGATTGATTCTTCTTTCATGCACCAACACCCTCACATCACATGTTACACATTGTCTGGTCAATGCTATATAATTGGTTATTGTACTGTAACTGTATCCGATTCGCTGCTGGCgactgcctttcttttctttgtttCCATGCATGTATATCTCGGTAACTTTTTCCTCTCACATTGACTGATTCTTCTTTCATGCACTGACATCCTCACATGTTATACATTGTTCGGTCAATGGTTCATAATTGGTTGATGTATTGTACTCCTACTGTATTCGATTGGCTGCCCGGTGGCCTGGTGCCAACGGATTTGCCAAACTACTTTACATGTAGCGTGGTCCGCGGGGTGTTCATGTGATGGTCCTTGCTCCCCAGATGAGCAGCTGAGATAGCTGCAAAACTTTGTTCGGTGAAGCTTGTTCATCTTCTCCGTACGACCGTACCTGTTATCTTACTCCATAAGAATGCTGCTTTGTTAGTTCTTTTTTGGTGGAGCTTATCACTAGTGGACTATTGGAACAAGTTGGAACCATGTGCCGGTGGGTGGAGGACTGGTGGATTGGGCACATTATTTGTTCGTGATGTAAACCCAAGCTCTGAACCCACGGCAAGACTATGGTCAGTCACGGTCTCGGTGGCGGTCTTTACCGTTCAGTCGGGTAGGTCATGACATATGCGATGCTGCGAAACTTCGCCTTTTGTGGCCACTTGTACAAGTTGGTGAATTAGTGAAGTGGACGAAAGCTACGCCAAACCGCATATGGGAGACGTACTTGCAAGGGAATTTCTTGGCGTAAGATGAAATCCTGTCGGACATTGGTACGACGAGCCATTGAGCCGTAAGGATGCTTTCTTTCTTAGGTGATCAGTCAAAGATTCCTACTCTACGTCAGACGAATTCTATTCATCACCCGCGGATGATGGGTACAAACCATCACCCGCATGTTTTCACCTAACGGGGAGTTTTGGATCACGGCCCATCAACAGACAGGGAGCTAGTAGACCTCGGGTTTTTCCAGTTTTTGTCGAGTTTTTTCTGGTTTTTCTTGGGTTTCGGTTTTCTTTTGATTTTTCTTcaattt
It includes:
- the LOC127332125 gene encoding probable E3 ubiquitin-protein ligase RHC1A; the protein is MSGGRQSYWCFQCRQRVRPRGREMECPHCDSGFVAEMDDVDTLMSQFVGMDSDFHRDPRFGIMEAMSAVMRHGMGGMSREVDVRRRPSILSDLEMEFGAGPWLLFRGQLPGHVSEDNGFDVFVNGRRGVGMRRANIADYFVGPGLEDLIEQLTHSDRRGPPPASQSSIDAMPTVRITSRHLTGDSHCPVCKEKFELGSEAREMPCKHLYHSDCILPWLEQHNSCPVCRYELPTQGSTGASCSRSRSTNQNHSSSSSSSSTRASGRQRRRNPFSFLWPFRSSSSSSSSR